The Mercurialis annua linkage group LG2, ddMerAnnu1.2, whole genome shotgun sequence genome contains a region encoding:
- the LOC126667186 gene encoding uncharacterized protein LOC126667186, giving the protein MNHDNQEEQALLLRPSYATSKFLLCHELGNFRVSLKWCALDHSSCLGKSISYSIFIFFTLIVPIITSVFVQLPSSASLDDPISFKLLVQFPESGLALIAFCTLSRFFRRYGLRQLLFLDGLQDDSLFVTRRYSRELDKAFRYLACILLPSFFLQLAHKIIYFSTVKVKLPGISSSGVPMNSIMFVLVLGSWAYRTGVLLLVCVLFRLTCELQILRFEGLHKLLEGCESDVGIIFREHIRIRKQLSATSHRYRIFIISCLVTITISQLGALLLVLAFKSDKNFFNSGDLVICSVVQISGFFLCLLGAARITHRAQGIVSIATRWHMMVTSASHQGKCVVPETHDADSSDIFISQDPSSFQTRQAFVAYLQHNHGGITLFGFPLDRGLLHTLFAFEFSLVLWILSKVIVLS; this is encoded by the exons ATGAATCATGACAACCAAGAAGAGCAAGCCTTACTGCTACGCCCATCATATGCAACATCGAAATTCTTGCTCTGCCATGAACTCGGCAACTTTCGAGTAAGCCTTAAATGGTGCGCCCTCGATCACTCCTCTTGCCTTGGAAAATCCATTTCCTATtccattttcattttcttcacCCTTATAGTCCCCATCATAACCTCCGTATTTGTGCAACTCCCGTCCTCAGCTTCCCTCGATGATCCTATATCTTTCAAACTGCTTGTGCAGTTTCCGGAATCAGGCTTAGCTCTAATAGCTTTCTGCACTCTGTCCCGCTTCTTTAGAAGGTATGGACTCCGCCAGCTCTTGTTCCTTGACGGCTTACAGGACGACTCTCTATTCGTTACACGCAGATACTCCAGGGAGCTTGATAAGGCTTTTCGGTACCTGGCCTGCATATTACTTCCATCTTTTTTCCTTCAACTTGCACATAAAATCATTTACTTCTCCACCGTCAAGGTAAAATTGCCTGGCATTAGCAGCTCAGGTGTTCCAATGAATTCTATAATGTTTGTACTGGTGTTGGGTTCCTGGGCTTACAGGACCGGTGTGTTGCTGTTGGTGTGCGTTCTGTTCCGCCTCACTTGTGAGCTGCAGATACTTCGGTTTGAAGGGCTCCATAAGTTGCTGGAGGGATGCGAGTCGGATGTTGGCATCATTTTCAGGGAGCATATTAGGATTAGGAAACAGTTGTCTGCTACCAGCCACAGATATCGAATCTTCATCATCTCTTGTTTGGTTACAATAACCATTAGTCAACTTGGAGCTCTGCTGCTAGTTCTGGCTTTCAAATCCGACAAAAATTTCTTCAATTCCGGGGACCTTGTG ATTTGTTCAGTGGTTCAGATAAGTGGCTTTTTCTTATGCTTACTTGGAGCAGCAAGAATCACGCATAGAGCTCAAGGCATTGTATCCATTGCAACTAGATGGCATATGATGGTCACATCAGCATCGCACCAAGGGAAATGCGTTGTTCCGGAGACTCATGATGCTGATTCGTCCGACATTTTCATCTCACAGGATCCTTCTTCCTTCCAAACCAGGCAGGCTTTCG TGGCATATTTGCAGCACAACCATGGTGGAATTACACTGTTTGGATTCCCACTCGATCGCGGATTGTTGCACACACTCTTTGCATTTGAGTTCTCTTTGGTGTTGTGGATTCTGAGCAAAGTTATAGTTCTGTCTTGA
- the LOC126667333 gene encoding probable LRR receptor-like serine/threonine-protein kinase At4g31250 has protein sequence MPHRRALCFPLATLILFTVVILLHAVPGSADDADALIAFKNSLSNPSLLSDWTKTTPPCSGNTSNWVGVHCNNDGDVDKLTLESMGLSGQIELDSLAQLLKMRALSFKNNSFEGGLPAGLTKLTFLKTLYLSFNQFSGVLPDNAFLGMSSLTQLFLGYNDLSGPIPSSLVPLSRLVRLGLEDNRFEGQIPEFQQQFTYFNVSGNHLKGHIPSALSALDITSFTGNDGLCGKPLLACKSSKHKMLIIIVVVAASVLALAAILAFAYLRSRRRRQGTKTTQINQLQVQRSQPQTKFANIDDGKTIENNDNNGKLHFVRNDQERFELQELLRASAEVLGSSEFGPSYKAVVTDGRAMVAKRFREMSNVRRDEFEEHMTRLGALSHRNLLPLVAFYYRKDEKLLISDFIENGSLASHLHTTGGIGLEWGIRLKIIKGVARGLAYLHRELPSLTLPHGHLKSSNVLLDHTLEPLLTDYALLPLVNKPHALRHMIAYTSPDSDRASRKTDVWSLGILILEMLTGKVPANYRGRGGNGDLATWVNSVVREEWTGEVFDMKMRGTKNGEGEMLKLLKIGMCCCEWKVERRWDLTEAVDKIEQLNERDSDFDEFSSNASDADIYSSRAITDDDFSFSITG, from the exons ATGCCTCATCGCAGGGCACTATGTTTTCCTCTCGCCACCCTAATCTTATTTACAGTAGTAATATTACTCCATGCAGTTCCCGGGTCGGCTGATGATGCCGACGCCCTCATCGCCTTCAAGAATTCCCTCTCGAACCCCTCCTTGCTCTCCGATTGGACGAAGACCACTCCTCCATGCAGCGGCAATACTTCAAACTGGGTGGGCGTGCACTGCAACAATGACGGGGACGTAGATAAACTGACACTGGAGAGTATGGGGCTGTCGGGCCAGATTGAACTCGACTCGCTAGCACAGCTGCTCAAGATGAGAGCCTTGAGTTTCAAGAACAACAGCTTCGAGGGCGGGTTGCCTGCCGGACTCACTAAACTCACATTCTTGAAGACTCTCTACTTGTCGTTTAATCAATTCTCCGGTGTGCTTCCGGACAATGCTTTTCTTGGGATGAGTTCATTGACTCAGCTCTTTTTGGGATATAATGATCTGAGTGGGCCGATTCCTTCTTCACTCGTACCGTTGTCCAGGCTTGTTAGACTCGGTTTGGAGGATAACCGGTTTGAAGGTCAGATACCGGAATTTCAACAACAGTTCACTTACTTTAACGTCTCCGGTAACCATTTGAAGGGTCATATTCCTTCTGCCCTCTCTGCCCTCGATATCACCTCTTTCACAG GGAATGATGGGCTGTGTGGAAAGCCGCTGCTGGCATGCAAGTCCTCAAAGCATAAGATGCTCATAATTATAGTGGTGGTAGCAGCCTCTGTGCTTGCATTAGCTGCCATACTCGCATTTGCTTATTTGCGCAGCCGTCGCCGCCGCCAAGGAACCAAAACCACCCAAATAAACCAGCTCCAAGTTCAAAGAAGCCAGCCCCAGACAAAATTTGCAAATATTGACGACGGGAAGACAATcgaaaataatgataataacgGGAAGCTTCATTTCGTGAGGAATGATCAGGAAAGGTTTGAGCTGCAAGAGCTGCTGAGGGCCTCTGCAGAGGTGCTGGGCAGCAGTGAATTCGGGCCGTCTTACAAGGCAGTGGTAACGGATGGACGTGCGATGGTTGCCAAGAGGTTTAGGGAAATGAGCAATGTCCGAAGAGATGAGTTTGAGGAGCACATGACTAGGCTGGGAGCTCTGTCACATCGCAACTTATTGCCGCTTGTTGCATTCTACTACAGAAAAGATGAAAAGCTTTTAATTTCGGATTTTATTGAAAATGGAAGCTTGGCTAGTCATCTTCATACGACTGGGGGGATAGGGCTCGAGTGGGGAATCAGACTGAAGATAATAAAGGGAGTCGCCAGGGGATTGGCGTACCTACACAGAGAGTTGCCGAGCCTCACGCTGCCGCATGGTCACCTCAAGTCCTCCAACGTCCTCTTAGACCATACCTTGGAGCCCCTCTTGACTGACTATGCGTTGCTTCCCCTCGTCAACAAACCCCATGCTCTCCGCCACATGATCGCCTATACCTCCCCCGACTCTGACCGCGCCTCAAGAAAGACTGATGTGTGGAGCCTTGGCATTCTCATTCTTGAAATGCTTACGGGCAAGGTCCCAGCCAATTATCGCGGAAGGGGCGGGAATGGGGACTTGGCAACGTGGGTGAACTCTGTCGTAAGAGAGGAGTGGACGGGAGAGGTGTTCGATATGAAGATGAGAGGGACTAAGAATGGGGAAGGGGAGATGCTGAAGCTGTTGAAAATAGGCATGTGCTGCTGCGAATGGAAGGTCGAGAGACGATGGGATTTGACGGAGGCTGTCGACAAGATCGAGCAACTCAATGAGCGAGACTCCGACTTTGATGAGTTTAGTTCCAATGCAAGTGATGCCGATATTTACTCCTCTCGAGCTATCACCGATGATGATTTCTCTTTTTCAATCACGGGCTGA
- the LOC126666711 gene encoding probable nucleoredoxin 3 yields the protein MSEPNPVIGRDFMSILASKGVDFLLSREGKVPLSSCDGKVICLFFSANWCRPCQAFTPQLVQLYHILKAEDKNLEIVLVSFDREEDGFKEHFKCMPWLAVPFDVELHGQLSSVYSIDRIPSFVSLASDGTLIDEDPIGLIEDYGSEAFPFNKARREELRAIDDAKRKGGKIEHLLAHEGRNYVISRDARKILVSELVGKTIGLYFGAYWCPPSRAFTAQLIEVYKELTNMREGCLEIILVSTDRDIMEFNINLSNMPWLAIPYEDRTRQDLSRIFHIKGIPALVMIGEDGKTMSTDGKGMISLYGAKGYPFTERRIIEIEAELKEEGEALPQQVKDRKHEHALKLDMARAYVCDCCKRQGRFWAFSCDVCDYDLHPACVQQGNL from the exons ATGTCCGAACCCAACCCTGTTATCGGCAGAGACTTTATGTCTATCTTAGCGTCGAAAGGGGTTGATTTTCTTCTCTCTCGTGAAGGAAAG GTGCCATTATCATCTTGTGATGGGAAGGTAATTTGCCTCTTCTTCTCAGCAAACTGGTGCAGGCCGTGTCAAGCCTTTACCCCTCAGCTTGTGCAGCTCTATCATATATTAAAAGCTGAGGATAAAAACCTGGAGATTGTCCTTGTATCCTTTGACCGTGAAGAGGATGGATTCAAGGAACACTTCAAGTGCATGCCGTGGCTTGCAGTTCCATTTGATGTAGAACTGCATGGCCAATTGAGCAGTGTCTACAGCATCGATCGAATTCCCTCATTTGTTTCATTGGCTTCCGACGGAACATTGATTGACGAAGACCCTATTGGGTTGATAGAAGACTATGGCTCGGAAGCATTTCCTTTCAATAAGGCGAGACGAGAGGAATTGAGGGCTATTGATGATGCAAAGCGCAAAGGTGGGAAAATAGAACATCTCTTGGCACATGAAGGACGAAACTATGTTATATCTAGAGATGCTAGAAAG ATATTAGTATCCGAGCTTGTTGGCAAGACGATAGGCCTATATTTCGGAGCATACTGGTGCCCTCCTAGCCGTGCCTTCACTGCCCAACTCATAGAAGTTTACAAAGAGCTGACAAACATGAGAGAGGGATGCTTGGAAATTATTTTGGTCTCCACAGATCGAGACATTATGGAATTCAATATCAACCTAAGTAACATGCCATGGCTTGCTATTCCATACGAGGACAGGACGCGACAGGACTTAAGTAGGATCTTCCACATCAAAGGGATTCCAGCTTTAGTGATGATCGGAGAGGACGGGAAGACTATGAGCACGGACGGGAAAGGGATGATATCTTTGTATGGGGCCAAGGGCTATCCATTTACAGAAAGGAGGATTATAGAGATAGAAGCGGAGTTGAAAGAAGAAGGAGAGGCATTGCCGCAACAAGTGAAAGATAGAAAGCACGAACACGCGCTGAAACTGGACATGGCAAGAGCATACGTATGCGACTGCTGTAAGAGACAGGGGAGGTTCTGGGCCTTCTCGTGCGACGTGTGTGATTACGACCTTCATCCTGCATGTGTGCAACAAGGAAATTTATAG